The Ranitomeya imitator isolate aRanImi1 chromosome 6, aRanImi1.pri, whole genome shotgun sequence genome window below encodes:
- the LOC138643555 gene encoding sperm microtubule associated protein 1-like, whose product MAHFPVSAASMAPPRKETFCMLSRFAPSPSLAELRMKEKRFVLDCVAVESISKDYSVSLPKLGSVIPPYNAQKDRHVQGYFHSRPVPPLLRRTGQSHGGTSTFGDLADRFQHKGAAALYLLTRNSLGSGHSAEHTCGHGLFLSSVKPVIGYNGFYGYRRNTPSLRRMPSPFGIITKSAIY is encoded by the exons ATGGCACATTTCCCGGTATCAGCGGCCTCAATGGCGCCTCCGAGGAAGGAAACATTTTGTATGTTAAGTCGCTTTGCACCATCTCCCTCCTTAGCAGAACTTCGGATGAAGGAGAAGAGGTTTGTCCTGGACTGTGTGGCTGTTGAAAGCATCTCAAAGGATTACAGCGTCTCCTTACCAAAGCTCGGCTCCGTCATACCGCCTTACAATGCCCAAAAGGACCGCCACGTACAAGGCTATTTCCACAGTCGACCTGTGCCCCCACTACTGAGGAGGACAGGGCAG TCACATGGAGGGACATCGACATTTGGGGACCTCGCTGACCGTTTCCAACACAAGGGTGCAGCTGCTCTTTATCTACTGACCAGAAACAGCCTGGGGTCAG GTCATTCCGCAGAACACACCTGTGGCCACGGCTTGTTTTTATCGTCAGTGAAGCCGGTGATCGGCTACAATGGATTCTACGGCTACCGACGAAACACCCCATCACTCAGAAGGATGCCTTCTCCATTTGGAATTATTACCAAGTCAGCAATTTACTAA